TCGGGTCTTTCGGTGGCGTCAGTCATCGAGACCCACAGCAGCCGGGAGTATCGCGTGTTTGCCCTGGGCTTTGCACCGGGCTTTGCTTTTATGGGTTTGCTGAACGAGGCACTCACCTGTCCGCGCCTGGATACCCCACGCCAGAAAGTGCCCGCAGGCAGTGTGGCCGTTGCCGGCCAGCAAACCGCCGCCTACCCGATAGTGACGCCTGGCGGCTGGAACCTGATCGGCCGAACCCCCATACGGCTGTTTGACCGGAACCGCGAAGGGTTAAGCCTGCTGAGAGTGGGCGACCGCGTGCGTTTTGTGGCGGTGAATCAGGACACTTTCGAAGCACAGGGTGGCGACACCACACCCACAAACGGGGGGCCGGCGAAATGAGCGAAAGTCACCTGACAGGATTTCGCGTCTCCCGCGCTGGCCCGCTTGCCCTGTTGCAGGAC
Above is a genomic segment from Marinobacter panjinensis containing:
- the pxpB gene encoding 5-oxoprolinase subunit PxpB is translated as MNPTRLPSLERAGLDGWMVRLFDSIEENNLLWLTALAEECEAAFGDTLVDLVPSYTTLLVVFDPLHISPCEARKRLIDILARLEPAEAGASGKLHELPTWYDPKIGPDLQRVADLSGLSVASVIETHSSREYRVFALGFAPGFAFMGLLNEALTCPRLDTPRQKVPAGSVAVAGQQTAAYPIVTPGGWNLIGRTPIRLFDRNREGLSLLRVGDRVRFVAVNQDTFEAQGGDTTPTNGGPAK